The DNA sequence ACTAATTTCCAGGGATATAGATCAATGGCCCCTTTCACACAATTCATGTCGGCGACGCTCAATGTTTTTGAAGCCCAGAAGCAGATGGCGGAACGGGCGGTGGCACAGGTTTCTGACGAGGGGCTCCGCACGGCTCTCGACGAGCACACGAACTCGATTGCGGTGATCATGAAACATGTCGCCGGGAATCTGATTTCGCGGTGGACCGATTTCCTGACAACCGACGGCGAGAAATCGGACCGGAACCGGGACGACGAATTTGTGGATACGTTCTCCACCCGCGAAGAACTGCTGGCCTACTGGGAGCGGGGCTGGGGTGTGCTGTTTGATTCTCTCAACAGTCTCCAGCCCGACGATCTGGAAACGACCGTCTATATCCGCGGTGATGCCCACACCGTGCCGCTGGCGATCCAGCGTTCCCTGGGACACACCTGTTATCACGTGGGACAGATCGTGCAAGTCGCCCGAATTCAGGCCGGCGATGAATGGAACACGCTGACGATTCCCCGCGGCCAGTCGGAACAGTTTAATCAAGAACGCTGGGGAGAGGGGAAGCCCGGGAAATAAGTTGAGTGGGATTGCGCTCCTCGTACTGCTCAGATTTTAGAGAGCAACAAACCACGAAGAAGAATGGGTGGGCCCGAATATAATTCGGGCCGAGCGCAGCGAGCAGGAGGTCGCAGCTACCGCGTCGAACCTCGAACCGATTTTCCACTGTAAAACTGATTACAGATTAAAGCACATTACAGAACCGGTCTTCGCTCACTACGCAACCTCCTGTTGTCTGCGACAACCACGAATTGCATTCGCGGCCACCCGATGCTGGTTCTGGAAACCGCGTTTTACATTTTACCGGTGGCGAGCGCCATTCTGCTCACTCGATTGGAGCGTTGTCTCCCTGTTCGATTTCCAGCAGTCGTTTTTTGCGCCAGAGGCCGCCGCCGTAACCGGTGAGGGTGCCGTCGGCTCCGATGACGCGGTGGCAGGGGATCAGAATCGCGATACGGTTGTCGCCGTTGGCGCGGGCCACGGCTCTGACTGCGGTGGGCTGTCCGATGATCTGGGCCTGTTCGGAATAGGAACGGGTGGCACCAAACGGAATGGTCCGCAGGGCGTTCCAGACTCGTTCCTGAAACTCAGTTCCCGCCAGGACCAGGGGGAGATCGAAGTCGGTCCGCTTACCGGCGAAGTAAGCCTGGAGCTGGCCGTCGAGTTGCGGGAACCAGGGGCTGTCGCCGGGGAGTGCGCGGGCGTTGAGTCGTTTCTGCAGGCGGTTGAGCTGCGTTTCGAGCATCCGCCGATCGGTGAATTCGAGCAGGCAGATCCCCTGCTCCGTCGCGCCGGCCAGCATCGGTCCCAGGGGGGTCAGCAGGCGACTGACGTTGATCACCTGCCGGTCATTACTTTTGGCGGGCGCGTTGCCCATCGCTTTCTTGAAGCTCTCGCCGAACCCGCTCAGCGATTCGTAGCCGCTGTCGAGGGCGGCGTCGGTTACCGTGGATTTGTGCTGCAGCTGGCTGAAAGCCTGGTTGATCCGCCGCATCCGGAGGTAGGAGGCGAAGCTCATACCGTGCAGTTTCTGAAACCAGCGGCGGACGCGGACCGGGTCGAGGCCCCGTTCCCGCAGGTCGTCAGCGGTGAGGCGAAGCGTGGCGTCCTGATCGACCTCTTCGATCAACGGCTGCAGCCAGTCGGGGGTGGAGCCGAGGGAGACGAGCGGGCGACAAACCTTGCATTCCCTGTAGCCGTGCGCGAGGGCGGTTTTCGCATCGGCGAAGTATTCGACATTCTCCGGTCTGGGTTTGCGGGCCGAACAGGAGGGCCGGCAGAAAATCCCGGTGGTGCGGATCGCGGCAACGAAGACGCCTTCAAAGCTGCTGTCCCGCTGGACCAGGGCGGCATACATCGTCTCCCGGTCCGGCAGCGATTCGGTTTCGGTAACTGGTTGATCTGTCTGTTTCATCTCGGGAAGTCCTGTAATATCTGGTGACTGTGCTATCATGGTATCGGTTCACCAGAGTGTGACAACCGGGAAATGAACAGGGAATTGGGATTTTGGGATCAGCTGAAGTCTCTATTGATGGTCCCTGTCCGTGAATTATTTGATGAGTTGAAGTACAGATATTTAGCTTTTGAATGAAAGCCGCACCATGAATTCCCCTCTCACACGTCGTCAGTTTCTGCAAACCGCAGTCGCGGCTACTACGCTGCCTGCGGTGGGGTGGGCTGCGGAATCGGAAATTTCCTCTATCGGTTCTGAACGGCAGCTGTTTCTGGATGATCTGCTCGTTGATACCGGGCGGAGCCACGGCGTGACGCGGCGGTTGAATTCGCCGACTGCGATTGAGCGGGTTTTGAAACCGGAGCAGCCTTCCGAAGCGCTGGGGTTCATCTTTTACTGCAGCGTCGTGGATGATAACGGGACTGCGAAACTGTTTCATGGGAGTTATGACGCGGAGAAGAAGAAACATTTCGCCCTGGCGACCAGCGAAGACGGCATTCACTGGGAACGTCCGCACCTGGGGCTGAAGGAATACCAGGGGAGCCGGGAGAACAACCTGCTGCCTGTCGAGGCGGTGGAAGCGAGCGTGTTCCTCGATCCGCGTGCCCCGGCGGAGAAGCGGTATCGGCTGCTGTATTCCCGGTACTGGCCCGATCCCCAGAAGGCGGGCGTGTATGTGGCTTCGTCGTCGGACGGGGTGCACTGGAGTGAATCGGAAACGCGGATGCTCCCCTTCGTGCCCGACAGTCAACATTGCGGCCTGTGGGACGAGGCGTTACAGAAGTATGTGATCTATACCCGCTGCTGGAATCCGGTGCGAGCCGTTGCGCGGGTGGCGGTGAAAGATCTCGAAACGCCTTGGCCTTATGATGCGTCCGTTCCGCCGCACCATATCTGGGGCAAAGCCAAGGTTCCCACGTTGAGTCGTGAACTGGCAACGGTGATGGCCCGCGGCGATGACGATCCGCCGGGCGTGCAGCTCTATACGAGTGCCGCGGTGAAGTATCCCTTCGCCCCGCACGTGTATCTCGCCTTTCCCGCCGCCTACCAGACATTCAAAGGACCGGACTGGCAGGACCGCGCGCTGAACGGCAATGACGGGACGTTTGATGTGCTGTTTGCCGCGAGCCGCGACGGCGTCAACTGGCACCGCTGGCGAACGCCTTATATTCCCGCGGGCTTTTACGACGGACTGGACCTGCGGCTGGTGAGTATGGGACAGGGGCTGATCCGCCGGGGCCGCGAGTTGCATCAGTATTTTGTCGGCTGGCCGCACACGCATGGCCGGCCCGTGGTCTGGGACCGTGATCTCAAAGACCGGGCCGCATGGCTGAAGAAGGATCTGGGAGGCATCTATCGGGCAACGCAGCGAGTGGACGGTTTTGTCTCGCTGGACGCAGGTTATCCTGGCGGCGTGGTCACGACAAAACCGCTGCGATTTACCGGCGATGAACTGTGGGTCAATCTGAGCACTGCCGGCGCGGGAGGTGTGCGGGTGGCGCTGCTGGATCTTGAAGGGACTCCCCTGCCCGGTTTTGGACGCGAGGATTGTGCGTGGATCAACGCGGACGAGATCGATCACCGGGTGGAATGGAAGTCCGGCAGTGATCTGAGCCGACTGGCGGGGCAGCCGGTACGTGTGGAATTTACCATGCGGAACGCGCGGCTGTTTGCGTTTGAGTTTGGTGAGGCCGGGTGACGCGGAGTCTGATTTCATTTGAGCGGAATGGCGCTAGCCACCGGTATGTGCGTTGATATCGAACTCATTACCGGCGGCCAGGTAGCGTTTCTTAATTCAGATGCTATATACCAAAGACGTTTCAACCGGGGCTAACGCCCTGCGGCTAATTTTCTTTTCTGCTGTTGAAGTCCTGAAAACAAGAGTAACAGCATACCCTCGGCCACGGTAGAAACTTACATAGCTAACGCTGTCGACCTTATGATCACGTAGAAAACTATTAAATAAACGCTACCTGGCGCCCTGCCGCTCAGGAGGGAACAGATTCGACGAACTACTGATCGCTTACCCTGACTGTTTCCTGCTCGCTGCGCTCGGCCCGAATTTTATTCGGGCCCACCCATCAATCTAGTTCTCAGTATCAGAGATCCGCCTGAGTGCCTTCACTCTGCCGCTCAGGTGCTGGTGGCCTGTGCGTTGGAGAGGCATGTGAGTAATTCTGAATTTCGAGCTGGAATGGTTGCAAAAGATTCGTCTCCCGGATTGTTCCCTGTTATGCTGTTGCTGATGCCATTGATTCGGAAACCTCTGGATGAATATAACAGGTGTGCCATGTCTTTGCGAAAGATTCTGACGACGACACTTCCCCTGGTCACGGCCCTGGTAACGACCCTGTTGCTGTCTGTGACGGCTGATGCCCAGTCGCGGAGCCTGCCTGCTGAGCCGGTTGAGATTGGCTCTGAGCCTCAATTCGTGTTCGATGGCTATATTGTCGATAATCATTATGCCTTGAAATACAAGCAGCAGGCGGTGGAGCGGGTATTTCATCCGCCAAAGAAGCATGCCCGCAATCCGCTGATCGCTGGTGAGGGTGGCTATGTCACCGTCCGCTGCGATCCCGACAGCGGACGATTCCAGATGTGGTATCAGACGCATACACCCCGGCTGGATGCCCAGGGAAAGCACAAGGGGTCGGATTATGCGATTGCTTATGCCGAATCCACAGACGGTCTGAACTGGGAGCGACCCGAGTTGGGACTGTTTGAATGGAAGGGAACGAAGCAGAACAACATTATCTATAAAGGGATCACGGACCAGCGTGCCAGCGGCCCGTGTCTGATTGAGGCCCCTGAAGCGGATCGGCGGGGATATCGCTTTATCATGTCTTACCACACGGGGGGTGTGAAAAAAGGGATGAATGGCATCCGCGTGGTTGGGTCGCAGGATGGAATTCACTGGGATAAAGCGAGCGACTCCCTGCTGGCGGAACTGCACAGCGATACCTTGAACAGCATTGTGTATGATCCGGTCGAGAAACAGTATGTGATGTACTGCCGGGCCAAACATATCTATCGCACCTTTCGCGGCGACATTCTGGATACGGGTGCCTCGCGGCGGGTGGCCCGGATGACGGGGTCTTCGCTCTGGGAAGAATGGACGAGTGAGCCACAGAACATTCTGATTCCGGATGAGCTGGACAGTGCAAAGCAGTTCAACTTCTTTTATGGCATGCCCGTGCGGTACCACGCGGGAATCTTCTGGGGAAGTTTGTGGCCGTTCAAGATGAATACCGACGTGGTGACCGAACTGGCTTTCAGCAGAGACGGCGTGCGGTTCGAGCGGCTCCCTGCACGGCCCCGCCTGTTGGATCTGGGGGAGGATGGCCAGTGGGATGACGGCATGGTGTTTGGCAACAACTGGATCGAAGTGGGCGATGAGTGGTGGTTTTATTACTCCGGCTTTGATGGTCCACACGGCGATCCGACGGCGCGGCAGCCGGGCATTGGCGTAGCGACGATCCCCAAAGAACGCCTGATTTCCCTGCGGGGCCCGCGTGGGGGAGGCGTGGTGATCACGCGACAGATCCGATGGCCGGGTGGCAAGCTGCTGTTGAACGCGGATGCGAGCGTAGGTGAAATCAAGGTGCGTCTCTCGGATGCCAAACGCCAGGTACTGGACGGCTTTGATTACGACGACTGCGTTCCCCTGGATTCCGATAGCGTGCGGCACACCGTGCGCTGGAAAGGCAAGTCGATCGAGTCGCTCGCCGGCCAGACGATCCGGCTGGAAATCTTTTTGCAGGACGCCGACCTGTTCACGTTTCGTGCGGGTAGTTAATCCTCTCTTCCAGAGACCGCGCGATTCTGAGATTAATCCCCGACAATTAACACTTGACCACCTAAGGTCAGGAGTATCCCTTCTCCGAAATTGAATCGTTTCCGATTCAGGACACGCGCCTCGTCATTCAGAAAGGAAGTCGATCATGCGACTGTTCGCCTCGCTGCTGTCAGTGTTTCTGTTGTGTGTCAGCCTGTCTCCTGTTCTGGGAGCAGATAAGACGCCCCGGGCGAAACCGATTGTGCTCCAAACCCTTGAATTCCTACTGATCGTTCCTCAGTCTCGGGACAAACTATTGGCCTTCAGCATGGAATCTGGCGACTGGTCTCAGACGAAAGTCGCAGGCAAACCTTCTGCAGAGGCACTGGCGAAACTTCAACCCACGGTCTCGTCTGCAATGGGGATCTGCCCGGTCGGACGAGATCTCTACGCGTACTCGTCTGCATCCGGGAACTGGAGCCGCCTGCGTGTGCCGGAAGAAGTCAAATTCAGCTATAGTGTCGGCGATTATTTCGTATTCGCCCAGATTGAAACCGAAGCAGGCGCGTCGCAGTATTACCTGTTCGGCAAAAATTCACTTGAATGGTCGGGCGTCGATCTGGCGACGGGGAAGCTGTTGACAGCCAACTCAGGAAAAAATGAATAACCATCCCAAAAATGGAATACCTCCCACCGGATCCTCCCTTTGGTTTGGAGAGAAGTAATTCGCCTGTAATCTGACTTTTTGCTCAATCCGAAATTTCAATTCGAGATTCTGGTACGCACAATTGCCGGGACTGAAAGAACTTTTCGCTTGCAAGCACACTAACCACATGTATTCTATCAGAGGTAGAATCTGTGATTGTTTCCGTCCTGAATGTTTTTGTCTGCCTGAGATTGCGAGGCTGCGTCTGAGCACCGCATTGAATGGCTGCCTGTTTATCGTTTTGGGTAAACGGAGTTTCAACGTAGATGTCGCAATCAAAAACGAACAGCCTGTTTACATCACTGTTAAGCAAAGATCGAATACGGATTTTCAGTTTTATTCGGTCATTGATTCCTCATAATTCTGATGCTGAAGATGTTTATCAACGCGTCTGCCTGACTCTCTGGAAGAAGTTTGAAGAGTTCGATCGGGATCGAGACTTCTTTCCCTGGGCTTGTGGGATTGCTTTTTATACCATACGGAATCACCATAGAAGCCTGCGCCACGATCGACATTATTTCAATCAGGAACTGATGGAAACCATGTCTCGAAAACGGGAGCAGCATTTATCTAACTACAACAGTCGGATCGATTATCTCCATGAATGTTTAAGCTCCCTGACCTCGTCCGATCAGAAGTTGCTGCAGGACGCCGTTTATGAAAAACAGTCCATTCCGGAGATCGCCAAAACAACTGAGAAATCTATCCAGACGCTTTATAATCGCATGTCATTTCTCCGACGGGAACTGGCAGCGTGTATTTCACGTAAACTGCAGAATGAGCAGTAAGCAGAATGTCAATCCAGGATCTCCCCCCCGAATTTGAACCGTTGCTGAACCGGCTGTTGGACAGTCCGGCCGAAGAGATTTCGCAATCCGAGTTTGACCAGTTCCAGGCTTATCTGTCGAGCAATCCCGAGGCGATGCAGTACTACTTTGATTACCTGGACATCAACCTGGGACTGCAGAGTGATATGCAGGCACGCCTGGAGGCGCTGGAACAGACATTCAAGACGCACCACACACAGCAACCGCAAGTTGCCCCGCAGCCGGTGGTCCCCAGGCGGGCAGCGTTGCTGCGTTATTCTGTCGTGGCCGGCTGCTCGCTGCTGGCGGGACTGCTGCTGGCATGGAGCTTCGCGGGATATTTCCCGGGGAACCGGGCTCCCGATCCGCAGTCCGGGAAAGCAAATCGCACATATTTAGCCACACTCACGCGTTCTACGGATTGCGTCTGGGGCAGCGATTCTCCGCCTGAGTTCTCCGGCCAGAGGCTGATGTCGGAGGATCTGGTCCTGGAACAGGGGGTCGCTGAATTTCGCTTTGATACGGGTGTGCGTCTGATTATCGAAGGGCCAACCAAAATCAACCTGGTGACATCCAGCTGCGCGAAACTGGATTACGGTAAAATCGTTCTGCACGGCTATGAACCGGCGCCGGAATTTTCGCTGATCACTCCCCTGCTCACCTTGCAGGATATCGGCACCGAATACGGCGCGCAGATTCATGAGGACGGTGAAGTCGATTTGCACGTGTTTGAAGGAGCCGTACGGGTCGACCCCAATCAGAAGAACGACCAGTTTGCAGAATCGGTGATCATCGAAGAGGGCCAGGCCCGGCATCTGAATGACAGGCAGATTGAAGATATTCAACTGGAGCCGGAACTCTTCAAACGGGAAGTTCCGGGAACCCCACAGAATTTACAGGCGCAGCGCCAGGAACTGCGCGCCTATGACAGTTTTCATCCCCCGGAGATTCTGGATCCCGAGCAGACCTCCCCGTGGCAGAACTCCGGAATCGGCTGGGTGAATCCCTGGCGGACCCCGAAAACCGGTGGCAGAGTGAACCAGTCGTTCAGCCATCCCCGTGAATCACTGGCCCGAACCGAGGTGGCCCCCAGCCAGTTAGGGCTGCTCGAACTCCGCGGAGGAATTTCTTTCTTTCGCAAATTGAAGCAACCGGTTCGCCTGGATGTCAACGCGATCTATTACGTCAGTTTCTACATGCAGAAAGTCACAACGGATCAAAAAAATCAATCTTACCAATATGGAAATTTCGCCCTGATGTCTTCAGCCCAGCAGAAAGATCCCCCCAAAATCCGCATGGGGATGAGCATGAACGATTATGCGATTCTGCAGGCCGATCTGGAGATCATTGAAAGAGCGCCCCCCTGCAAAGCGGGGAGACATATCTGTTTGTCGCGAAAATAGTCGCCAGTGAAAAAGCCCCGGACCAGGTCTTCATGCGTGCGTTTGCGGAAGCAGAAACTATCCCGGATCAGGAACCGGCTGTCTGGACCTGCGTCACCACTCCCTTCGAAGCCTCACACGAGTTTGACGTAGCCCGTTTCCATGTCGGCAAAAACAGTACCTACCTGTTCGATGAATTACGCATCGGCAGTACCTGGTCATCGGTTGTCGATCCTGATCTGCCCCGACTGGTACTCGAACAGGAGTGAGCCCGGGACGAAATCATGTTGCCCGGTTCGACATTGCTGTTGCCTGAAAAATGAGAATCCGCGAGACTGGAGGCATCCTGAAATCGGGGGGGGAGGAACGTCATCCCGCCTGTGTCTCGTCGATTTACTTTGCTGGAAATGTTACTGCATGGATTCTCCCTTCTCCGCTGATCAGAGGCGTTACTTGCCGTGGTCTGAATATCGAAAGCTCGAACAGGAGATCGGTGAGGAATCGCTGATTGGCAAGAGTGACCTGTCGTCAGATAAAGTCAACAGTCGGATCCGGGAACTGATTGGTTTTGAGAAACGATACGGCATTGTCTTTCTGGGGGAACGAAAGTGGCTGGAGTTATTATGCACGGTCAATACCCTAAGGAACTATGCGCTCTGGGTTCTGTATCAACTCAACACTCTGTTTGACATGGGACTGACAGAGTCGGCCGGCGATCTGGAAGGCGACTGGTGGTATGGATACACCGAAAACCTGGCTCCGATCTGGCGGCCGCCGGAGTTAGCCGATGCGTGGATTCAGGTCGATGATATTGACCTCGTGCTGCCGGGAGATGAGTCGGCTCCCGATGATGAAGCATTGTGTGAAGCCTTTCGCATTCTGCACAATCTGGCTTACTACCTGCATAACGTCCCCCACCAAGATTCGCGTCCGGTCACCCTGGATAAAATAACGGTCGAACCCGAGACGGGATACTGGTTCGTGGACGTGATCAGCGAGTATGGCAGTGTGTGGTCGGTGGAATTTTTCGGGAATGAGGTGCGGCACACCGGCTAATGTGTCGACGCTGGATCAACTTCACTCTGTTACCCGACGTGATGCGTCAGCTCTGCGCCCCGTTTGCCGGCGAAGAATTCTTCTATGTTCGCATAAGTGGTTTCAGCGATGTTATCCAGAGCCTCGTTGGTCAGGAACGCCTGGTGGGAAGTGATCACGACATTATTGAATGTCATCAGTCGGGCCAGTACGTCGTCGTCGAGAACCTGATTTGAGATATCGTGGAAGAAAATACCCGCCTCTTCTTCATAGACATCCAGGCCGGCGTAGCCGATCTGGCCGGTCTTTAAACCGTCGATCAGCGAGACCGTTTCGACCAGGCCGCCCCGCGAGGTGTTGATCAGCATGACCCCCGGTTTCATGCGGGCGATGGTTTCCTGGTTAATCAGGTGATAGGTCTCTTCGAAGAGTGGCACATGCAGCGTGATGACATCGGAGTGAGAGAGCAGTTCGTCCAGGTCGACGTACTTTGTCTGTGGCAGGCTGGCGACTTCAGGATTTTCGTGCACGTCATAGGCCAGCACGTGACAGCCGAAGCCGGTCAGAATCTCGACGACG is a window from the Gimesia benthica genome containing:
- a CDS encoding DUF1572 family protein, which produces MAPFTQFMSATLNVFEAQKQMAERAVAQVSDEGLRTALDEHTNSIAVIMKHVAGNLISRWTDFLTTDGEKSDRNRDDEFVDTFSTREELLAYWERGWGVLFDSLNSLQPDDLETTVYIRGDAHTVPLAIQRSLGHTCYHVGQIVQVARIQAGDEWNTLTIPRGQSEQFNQERWGEGKPGK
- a CDS encoding bifunctional transcriptional activator/DNA repair enzyme AdaA, giving the protein MKQTDQPVTETESLPDRETMYAALVQRDSSFEGVFVAAIRTTGIFCRPSCSARKPRPENVEYFADAKTALAHGYRECKVCRPLVSLGSTPDWLQPLIEEVDQDATLRLTADDLRERGLDPVRVRRWFQKLHGMSFASYLRMRRINQAFSQLQHKSTVTDAALDSGYESLSGFGESFKKAMGNAPAKSNDRQVINVSRLLTPLGPMLAGATEQGICLLEFTDRRMLETQLNRLQKRLNARALPGDSPWFPQLDGQLQAYFAGKRTDFDLPLVLAGTEFQERVWNALRTIPFGATRSYSEQAQIIGQPTAVRAVARANGDNRIAILIPCHRVIGADGTLTGYGGGLWRKKRLLEIEQGDNAPIE
- a CDS encoding glycoside hydrolase family protein codes for the protein MNSPLTRRQFLQTAVAATTLPAVGWAAESEISSIGSERQLFLDDLLVDTGRSHGVTRRLNSPTAIERVLKPEQPSEALGFIFYCSVVDDNGTAKLFHGSYDAEKKKHFALATSEDGIHWERPHLGLKEYQGSRENNLLPVEAVEASVFLDPRAPAEKRYRLLYSRYWPDPQKAGVYVASSSDGVHWSESETRMLPFVPDSQHCGLWDEALQKYVIYTRCWNPVRAVARVAVKDLETPWPYDASVPPHHIWGKAKVPTLSRELATVMARGDDDPPGVQLYTSAAVKYPFAPHVYLAFPAAYQTFKGPDWQDRALNGNDGTFDVLFAASRDGVNWHRWRTPYIPAGFYDGLDLRLVSMGQGLIRRGRELHQYFVGWPHTHGRPVVWDRDLKDRAAWLKKDLGGIYRATQRVDGFVSLDAGYPGGVVTTKPLRFTGDELWVNLSTAGAGGVRVALLDLEGTPLPGFGREDCAWINADEIDHRVEWKSGSDLSRLAGQPVRVEFTMRNARLFAFEFGEAG
- a CDS encoding sigma-70 family RNA polymerase sigma factor, translated to MSQSKTNSLFTSLLSKDRIRIFSFIRSLIPHNSDAEDVYQRVCLTLWKKFEEFDRDRDFFPWACGIAFYTIRNHHRSLRHDRHYFNQELMETMSRKREQHLSNYNSRIDYLHECLSSLTSSDQKLLQDAVYEKQSIPEIAKTTEKSIQTLYNRMSFLRRELAACISRKLQNEQ
- a CDS encoding FecR family protein produces the protein MSIQDLPPEFEPLLNRLLDSPAEEISQSEFDQFQAYLSSNPEAMQYYFDYLDINLGLQSDMQARLEALEQTFKTHHTQQPQVAPQPVVPRRAALLRYSVVAGCSLLAGLLLAWSFAGYFPGNRAPDPQSGKANRTYLATLTRSTDCVWGSDSPPEFSGQRLMSEDLVLEQGVAEFRFDTGVRLIIEGPTKINLVTSSCAKLDYGKIVLHGYEPAPEFSLITPLLTLQDIGTEYGAQIHEDGEVDLHVFEGAVRVDPNQKNDQFAESVIIEEGQARHLNDRQIEDIQLEPELFKREVPGTPQNLQAQRQELRAYDSFHPPEILDPEQTSPWQNSGIGWVNPWRTPKTGGRVNQSFSHPRESLARTEVAPSQLGLLELRGGISFFRKLKQPVRLDVNAIYYVSFYMQKVTTDQKNQSYQYGNFALMSSAQQKDPPKIRMGMSMNDYAILQADLEIIERAPPCKAGRHICLSRK
- a CDS encoding 2-hydroxyacid dehydrogenase, with product MLAELRATQPLDGHDSEGRRQIAFFDAKQYDLHSFSARNDDSFQLIAIESPLNEQTASAAAGCKVVCIFVNDEAHEPVIARLAELGVELIALRCAGFNNVDLEACRKYGISVVRVPAYSPHAVAEHTVALMLMLNRRLHQAYLRNRAGAFILDGLTGFDMHGKTVGVIGTGKIGQCVVEILTGFGCHVLAYDVHENPEVASLPQTKYVDLDELLSHSDVITLHVPLFEETYHLINQETIARMKPGVMLINTSRGGLVETVSLIDGLKTGQIGYAGLDVYEEEAGIFFHDISNQVLDDDVLARLMTFNNVVITSHQAFLTNEALDNIAETTYANIEEFFAGKRGAELTHHVG